The following nucleotide sequence is from Dunckerocampus dactyliophorus isolate RoL2022-P2 chromosome 7, RoL_Ddac_1.1, whole genome shotgun sequence.
CTGTAGTGGTAAAGTAAGTGTCAAAGTCAAAAAACTgaattgtaaaaaatgaaaacagattttagaagaaaataaaacggatttcatagggccgtAATAGTACATCCCAGGAATTAGTTGATATGAAAATGTAACATTAACAATCTCACTGTGTCTTTCCTTCTCTGTAGCTTTGGTCGTATTGGCCGCCTTGTGTTGAGGGCCTGCCTTCAGAAAGGCATTAATGTTGTGGCCATCAATGACCCCTTTATTGACCTGCAGTACATGGTGAGAAAATAGAAgtatacttgaaatgtgtttatgGAAGCACACAAATGTCTGCCTCACAGCCAGAATGTTTTTTTAGATCAAATGTTGTCGGTTTACTCAAGCTAGTTtcttcccacagtccaaaaacatgcatgtcagaggtaattggagattctaaattgcctgtcggtgtgaatgtgagtgtgtggttGTTTTGTCTGAATGTGCCTTGTTATTGAATGCAGTCAGTCCAGTATATACCAAGGACACTAGAAAAGAACAGGACTGTCAACCCGGCATCCAGTTCTGTAGTGCGCTCTGCGTGGATTTGGccaccatgatggtgagcagaattcAAAAACACTGCTCAGtgattaattgctctaatagaccgTCCAAAAGaccacatttgtcatttttcaggttccccaaaaacaaagacaggtatgtgtcataaaaatgttgatttataacactggttgttgtaaataaactggACGGTGGCCAAGACTTCGTGTtgtcccacacaatatagctttaagctaatttgtttctcagagtgattagttgaattaatgacaagtcagtgatgatgatgatttaggttATAGTCTATCAGATATATTAAAAATGCCATTACTGAGTAAATTAGAttagattgtactttatttatcctaCAACAGGGAAATTTAGATGTTACAGCagcagaaaaatacaaaaagcacAATATACCAAATATTTATACAAGAAAGATAAACAATCTACtataaaaacatctaaaaataaacatattaacaatatacagtaaaccTATAACATAAAACCTAGCCAAGTGAGTAAAGTATGAGATGACCAAGTATGTAAGAAAGTACAATAAATGTAGGCACTAAAGATGTTTAACAGTACAGTGATGatgtaatgaataaataatatggCACATGTTGATAGTTAGGCgttaagaaaatatatatacacatgttaATTTGTAGTAGTTGGGTTATTCAcatgaaaatgaagaaaactATATTGCGCATTATACAAAATACTGCtttgtgtaaatacttccagttaaTTATCCGTATAataaactattattattttgtatgttgattaTTAAGCATTACCAACAttgtaaggaaggaaaaaagtaaaataaagaaggaaaaagttcatactgctgctcagttttttattgacatctccatgtaggtcatatttctaaatggattttcacacatttgtgtatatatacataaatattcaTTCTGTTCAGTAAATATTACtcatttcatcaaagtgtacACACAGCGCATAACTGTATTTTATACTCAGCACAGAGttagtgaatacattgtacactgttgCCCACCATTATGGCGTAGTACACTCTGTTCCATTAATTTGCGGAAAAGTCGACAACCCCAATCATTTAGCGTCCTTGGTATATGCTGTACTTTCGCTCAGAgccatctgggataggctccagctcgccTGTGACACCGAACAAaataagtggtagaaaatgaatgaatgtgtccTGTGTGGATATAACAGAGTTACACGTACGGTACTGTActacttgtttttttgcttgtgaTTTAGTTGAAACGCACATATTCACCAGTAACATCGCACCTCTAGGTCTACATGTTCAAGTATGACTCCACCCACGGCCGTTACCGTGGTGAAGTGTCCCAGGAGAATGGTAAACTTATCGTTGATGGCAACCCCATCTCTGTCTTCCAGTGGTGAGTGACACAGATATGAACCTAAGCAGTTAAGTAAATCCTGGACAACATACTGTCAGCCTCGTGAAATAGCTGCTACTGTACCTGTCAAAATCCTGTTGTTTCAATACATTGTCAGTTGACTAAAATCACTGCAGACAAAAGGAGGGTGTTAAACATTAAACTGACAGGGACGTGAGATAGGTTTGAGTGTtgaatctttcttttttttcttttcttttttatctcAGTGGTTTTTTTTATCTGTATTGGTCTTTTTtaggctatgtccacacaaaGTCGAGGGTAAACTGCCTGTTTGTTCCTGTGatcgtctggtgcttgtctcaccaaacaattactgatacctactgaccaatgtagaatgctacattcacaattttaatGAAGCTTCTAAATTCCGTGTATAtgcattttggttcatttagccatttgtatgcatgacaatgcttaatttacgcaaaaaatacataacatttgcttcattctggattttttttttttataaaagctaaaatgcatagaaaaatatatgtttttaaaaaatccatattTGTGTGGCCATAGCCTtatgtttgttcttttttgtttttcggTAGGTTTGCTCCTTATCTCATTGTACGAATTGTGAAGTGATAAAGTCCTTCCTATTCTACATGGCAGTAGTAAATGAAGTTCTACTCTTCTTTATCTGACACCAGCATGAAGCCAGCTGACATCCCCTGGGGCAATGTTGGTGCAAAATACGTTGTGGAGTCCACCGGAGTCTTCCTCAGTGTGGAGAAGGCTTCTGTATGTACATAGACGTCCAGTATATGCAGACACACATTGTCTGCAGCTTGTCAAGTTTCTAACATGTGCCCTCTTTTTATCCTGGCTCACCATAGTCTCACCTCAGTGGTGGAGCCCAACGTGTGGTTGTGTCAGCACCCTCACCTGATGCCCCAATGTTTGTCATGGGCGTTAATGAGGACAAATATGATCCCTCCTCCATGTCGATTGTCAGGTAATTCTGGtttctttatttaaaatgttaatacaacGAGTGATGTGACTCTAAAATAAACCGAATGTGTTTCTATTAACAGCAATGCCTCCTGCACCACCAACTGCCTGGCCCCCCTGGCCAAAGTCATCCATGATAACTTTGGTATTGAAGAGGCTCTCATGGTAAGTTACAGTAAGAAAGCTCTAACAACAAGCACCGTTTCCATTTTCTGTACACTGAATAATGGGGTTGAAAGGTAAagatttttgtcattgtagACTATGGTCCATGCCTACACAGCCACCCAGAAGACAGTGGATGGTCCCAGCGGCAAGGCCTGGCGTGATGGCCGTGGGGCCCACCAGAACATCATTCCAGCCTCCACTGGAGCCGCCAAGGCTGTGGGCAAAGTCATTCCCGAGCTTAATGGGTGAGGACATAAAGAGAAACACAATGTACATTGTTAATTGAGACAAGGAGGTagtgaattgtaatattgtgCATTCGTCTCCAGTAAGCTGACAGGCATGGCCTTCAGGGTGCCTGTCGCTGATGTGTCTGTGGTAGACCTGACATGTCGCCTGTCAAAGCCTGCATCATACGCTGTGATTAAGGAAGCTGTTAAGAAGGCCGCTCATGGGCCCATGAAGGGAATCCTTGGTTACACTGAGGATCAGGTGACACAAATACTatcaatgtttttaaaatggtgTATTTAAATTTGATTATCAGAAGCTAACtgcttgctttgtttttgtaggTGGTGTCCTCTGACTTCATTGGTGACTGCCACTCTTCCATTTTTGATGCTAACGCTGGCATCTCCCTCAATGACAACTTTGTGAAGCTCATTTCCTGGTTAGTTTTTTGTTTGCCCTGGATTTAAACTAAGATTGtcctaaaatggcattttgatAATTTCTCACCTCTGGCTCCTCTTCCAGGTATGATAATGAGTTTGGCTACAGCCACCGTGTTGCTGACCTGCTGCTGTACATGAACACCAAGGAGTAGACACTTCCTGTACTGAAAGGAAGTCCATAAAGGGACCACCCCCACCCACATTTCATCCCCTCCTTTCTCTTTTACACATAAGCCCCAGCCATAGCCCTGTCTGAGGTTCACAGCCCATTAGCTctactactatactgtacaaGTAGGCAGCAGAAACTGTTAAGTGTTCTGAGTTAATcttgtctttttctttcatgATGAGATGATCAGTTGTTGACAGTATTTGTGTCTGTGTGCCCCTGCCCTCTTCACCTCCCAATGCCACTGTAGTTGTCGTTTTGGCTCAGTACTATGGTTAACTGCTGTACCCATCTCTATGTTGGCGTGTTTCAAAGGCTTATTCACCAGTGGAAGAAGGAACATGAGAGGCAGAGTGACTGTAATTCCTCTAAAGAgtaatgagacaaaaaataaaacttgaAAACCTTCAAGCCGCCTTTTTGTCCTGTTTAATAATACACATGAATATGCTACGCTTTGACACTGTGACAGTTTATTGCACACAAATTATCATTGTTTAAACATATTAAGCAATactaatattttaaataaatcattttttatttcatttgatagGCTATGGATGTtcagggactgtcttggctgacacgtctcttcaacattacgtggaagtcgggaaccgtacctctggattggcagaccagggtggtggtcccccttttcaagaagggtgaccggagggtgtgttccaattatggggggatcacactcctcagcctccctgggaaagtctattccagggtgctggagagaagggtacgactgttagtcgaacctcggctacaggaggtgcaatgtggttttcatactggtcgcggaacactggaccagctctacacccttgtaagggtactggagggtacttaggagtttgcccaactggtctacatgtgctttgtggacttggaaaaggcattcgaccgtgttcctcgcgGTGTcttgtggggggtgctccggtagtatgggattggtggagcgttactacgtgccatttggtccttgtacaaccggaacAGGAGCCTGtttccaccaaggctgccctttgtcaccaattctgttcctaattttcatggacaatttgtaggcgcagccaaggcgtcgagggagtccagtccGGGGGCcataggatctcgtctctgctacttgcagatgatgtggtcccaATGGCCTCATCGGCCTGTGACCTGCAAcatttactgggacggtttgaatctgagtgtgaagcttttgGGATTAGATTTAGCACCTCCAAATaccaggccatggttctcagtcggaaaagggttgTTTGCTCCggccgggttgggagtgaggtcctgccccagatggagagttcaagtatctcggggtgttgttcacgagtgagggaaggttggagcgtgaggtcgacaggcggatcggcgcagcgtctgctgcaatgcagtcgctgtaccggaccgtcgtggtgaagagagagctgagccggaaggcaaagctcccaATGTACCcacccatctatgttcccaccctcacctatggtcatgagctttgcgtcgtgaccaaaagaatgaGATCGTGGacacaagtggctgaaatgactTTCCTCCATAGGGTAGCTGGATTCACCTGAAgtgatagggtgaggagctcggtcatccgagaggagctcagagtagagccgctgcatcttcacatcgagaggagccagttgaggaggcttgggcatctagtccggatgcctccctggtgaggtgttccgggcatgcccagccgggagggcttccctactgagactgctgcccccgtgacccgtacacggataagcggaggaaaatggatggatggatggataggctATCACTATAAATGATGTTCTTAGCAGGAGACTAactttactgtatattacaagTGAACTACATAAAATAGCAAATGATGCTGTAATATGCACGCCGCTGAAGAGAAGAGCAACTGTGGACTATGGATACCACAGAGGAATGGACAGGTAAGTGTTACACACCTTTTGCTTTGTCCACCTTTTTCAGTGCACAGTAAAACCAGCCATAAAAATGAGTGGATTACTATAAAATCCAGAGAATATCTTTTAAGAAATGCGCGGTCAAGTTGGTCACAATTACAATGATCACGGCTTGCATTATCATAATCATGTTCCAACTGGGAAAAAACCCGTGATGCTTTCCTCCAAAAAAAGTTCCGACGGAGGACCGAGGAAGCTGAGGGGGGTGTGGCGCCCCCTGGTGTGTATTACATATACTCCCATCAGACCCGTGTAAATGGCAGCTGTACTGAAGAAACATTAAACATGTTGCTCCTCTGTTAGAGAAGGGACTTTCACCATATACTAATTTATAAATGGCATAAAACGCTGATACTATCAAACAGAAAATGCAGGAATTTCGCTGTCATTCTGGCTGCGACGGAACCTTTGACAAGTATATTACGTGGCACAGTCGATGGGATTTTATCGTAGAACCCCGGTCACTTCCGGTTGTCGTTCGGCGCTGTAGGACGTTGTGCTGCTTCATAAATCGTGTTGTAAGTGACGCCGTGAAAATATATTTCCACCGCCATCACAGTTACATGTTAAATCGATAGAAATGTTTTGAGAGGCATCTCTGTAAGGAGAAACAGGCGTTTGACAGTCGTTTGGCGTTCTTACTTGATGGGCATGAGTGTCTGTAACGGTGTCGTCAAAGCACCACGTTATTCAGTCACAGTCGGGTCATTACCAATACAATCCTTTATAGTACTGTGTGATTAGGTTTTTGTATAGTTTTCACACTAATTCGGGCAATTCCAGCTAGTCATAACAAACGGGATTGAATATAGGAAAAGTGTCGGATTTCCTCGCACCTAAATGCTTTATGgagtaaatatttcaattttcaatCTCTTTTTACAGGGGGACTTGATTTCGTCACCAGTCATGACCTTGTTTCACTTTGGAAATTGCTTTGCTTTGGCgtatttcccttattttataaCATACAAGTGCAGTGGACTGTAAGTGTCTATTTTGAATTTGAAATCTATACTCGTACGTACAGTTATGACGTTACCTTCCCATGTAACATTTGCATTGTATTTGTTAGTATTGCTGTATCATATGGAAGTTatgtactctttttttttttccctatagaGACAATAAAAGGCCTAATAATCAGCTTAGTACAACCAGAGCTTTGTTAATCCTCTTAGCACTTTGTATTATGCTTATGGTAGCatttaaacatacatttttaggTCTTCTTTCATCAGTTTTCTCACATGttttcatgcattatttttgcCACGTTGTGCATCCtatgatgtgttttttgtgttcccACTTGTTAGTTCTGAATACAATGCTTTCTGGAGATGTGTCCAGGCTGGTGCCACATACCTGTTTGTCCAGCTCTGCAAAGTGAGTGAGCTTTTTTTACTGGCATCTTCCTTGTAAGTTtttgaaagtacagtatttcaGCTAAAATTTAGTTGAGGATATTAcacaaataatacatttgacaGTATATCATCACACATGTGCTGATTGTTGTTTCAACTTAAAGTTGAGATTGAAGTGAAATGCTCCTCatctgcaggtgtgtgtgcatAATTGACTAATtttgtattataaatattataacaTAGTCGAGTAGAATAGAATATTTTAGTAGGAAAAAACACGACTTTGCAGAGTCACATTTTAGTACATGCATTTCTGTCATAACAGCaggataacattaaaaatgtccTATATAATAATCCCGAAAGTGAACTTTTGGCAATGCTGCCAAAAATCTAATATTCTTATCATTGTGTTTGTCAGATGCTGTTCCttgcgacttttttccccacctgGGAAGGAGGAGCTGGTGTTTATGATTTTGTAGGGGTGAGTGTTGAAACAGTCTCCCAACATATCGACAAGTCTGCCTTCTTAAAGTTGTAACTACAATGGCACTCAGTAacaattatattatttattatgtaattaTATTAATCCACCCCAGAACTGTTGGTGGCAGTAATGTGCATTAAAAATTGGTGGGATGCTACTAAGGATGTGCATTTGACTAAATGCATTGGCTATGTGGAACTACAGTATAATGATATAGTTACAGCTTGTGGTtgcactgtttttgtcttgCCTACTTGTCATTGTCCATTTACGTCAGGCTGTCCTTTGAGATATAcatctaattttaaaaatattgtatatacatatatttaaagacaatttATTAgtcattagtatcaacattttagctttttctagtaaGATTATGCCTATGCCACTATGACGGACGAGTGGATCCAAACCTTCTGGCTCTGTTGCTGGTCAGGACTTGGCCtgcattgtggagggttttATTCAGCTTTCAGAATTGGAGGTAGTGCTCCACCTCCTCTCGCCTTCACAGCGactacttcacctttgttgaccgcttgtatttaattaccgaataaatgcctgacacaagaaacacttaatGCCTTTCACTTTTAACGCACACCCCTAGTTGTTAAATATAGTAACCATGTCGCTAAAtagtcaacacggatctcttacGTAT
It contains:
- the LOC129185348 gene encoding glyceraldehyde-3-phosphate dehydrogenase 2-like: MSDLCVGINGFGRIGRLVLRACLQKGINVVAINDPFIDLQYMVYMFKYDSTHGRYRGEVSQENGKLIVDGNPISVFQCMKPADIPWGNVGAKYVVESTGVFLSVEKASSHLSGGAQRVVVSAPSPDAPMFVMGVNEDKYDPSSMSIVSNASCTTNCLAPLAKVIHDNFGIEEALMTMVHAYTATQKTVDGPSGKAWRDGRGAHQNIIPASTGAAKAVGKVIPELNGKLTGMAFRVPVADVSVVDLTCRLSKPASYAVIKEAVKKAAHGPMKGILGYTEDQVVSSDFIGDCHSSIFDANAGISLNDNFVKLISWYDNEFGYSHRVADLLLYMNTKE